The nucleotide sequence TAAGTCCTGTTACTTGAATCCTTTCAAACTTTAAAGATAGTCATTAGTAAGCATTCAATTAATATTTAACTAAAAATTACGTGGAGAATTGTACTTCCGAAGTAATTTTTCGTCACAAACTGACAACAAATGAAGAACCAATGCATCTTCAATGCAGTGAAATCCATATCTGATATATTGGTAGTGTGTGTTTATCTGATATATGGTTAGTTTTCGCATTCGGAACGATGGATCTATATAATATTATGGATAAAATGAGCTTCCCATCTTTCAAACAAGTGTCACATTCTGATAATGAAAATTCAGAATGGACGATTAACCTATTTGTCTCTACTCCCAGTCACAGGAAATTCAACAAACTCAGGAGGAAATTCTATTACCCTGAAGGTAAATCGTTTACAACTACTATTATGTAAAATAGTGCACTTTATCGAATACTGATAAACAGCTCATTCCCTGGATTGTACAACACTTACTTTTGAGTTAGTACCATAATTAtgtaagtcagtcagttagctacaacgtagaaccaggagcatatatacatcggttgaAGTGAGGTTAGACtaagggtattaggaaatgatggtaaatcagttgatgaagttgtgaatcttcatcgaatgagatggttgggccatgtgttatgcatgcctgaacaccgattactacgACGCGCATTTCTGACtagtgttagagatggttgaaTGAAAGTTGGGGGGGggggccaaaccaaaacatggcaccattgcttaaagtcactaacttctgatctgagccatattggtagatgcagattacttggtcgGGGTTCGCGTGactcgtaaccaatggttagagactcttggtgacatggctcagaatcgctCACAATGGCATAGGTGAATACAGTCTTTGTCTTCTCTCAAACAGTGAGATTAGAATAGCTTCATACCTTTTTTTCTATGaaataattctttctccctgtatcatatccaTATACacaatccttcttttatatatcactaCTATTGAAGCAACTACTTctgtgaatttggtgttcatcttgttgtgctaatgaggtatggcaacttgaaccgatgcatatatgcgcctggtcctactttgtagttgactgactgatattaGTCAAAATAATCCCCCTAtagttatcacaggatgatttagaccccttcttatatattgggacaaccagtgattgcgaccagtcagatgggattacattTAGTtaccagattttagctaaaatattagtcaacctaatcgttaaaactggaccaccatacttgaagacctctggagccaaccCATCACAACTTGCAGGCACGCTGTAATATTAATGGTCATATTACTATTTGTCACGGTAAATGTGCCCTTGGAACGCTGAAATCACCTTACGAAGTTAACTGAATTATCTACAGCAGGTTTTTATTATCAGTAAACTTCACTACAAACAACTTTATATGCAACTGAGACAAAACTTAGACAATATTGAAAACGAATGAGCAAAATGTATTATATTCACCATAACATTGACAAAAAGAACTAGCTGACCTTCGATTATCCTAGAATCTGAAGGTCTTTTGGAAATATTTGGGGGCAATGACGGCCCTTCAGGACTCGGTAAACGGTGATACTGGCGTCTTTCAAAGGATAAATTTTCGTGTCCAGATGAGGTTTCTCTTCTTTTTATGTGACTAGAGTGGTGACTATGTCGGTGATCATGATCTCTGAGATGCCAATCAGATTCTCTATCGCGCGCGCGGCTTGGTTCTGGGCTTGCGTTGCGACCGTGTGATTCAGCATCATGTCTGTATCTACTAGACGAACGATAATCATAATGAGAAGGTAGGTCAGGACCTTCATATTTTCTGTAGTTTTCAGCAAAACCATCTTTTCTTGATTGTTCTAAACAACCTGATCTTTGATCTCTCTCGTTAACTTCGACTATGTTATGGTGTCGGGATCCAGAATTATGAGTATGCTTGCGAGGTCGATAATAGTCTGCGTTGTGAGACGGAGACCTTTTGTGAGATTTGTGTGAATGACTGTTACCATGTCTTTGTTTATCGTGTTTTTTGGAATGCTTATGGCCTTTTGAACGTTTTTCGTTTCCATAATAACTACTTTCAGGCATTTCCGGTGGACTGCGACGTCTACCGGCCATCAAGTCTTTTCTCCAGTCAGTGACAGGTGATTTcctatttaaaagaaaaaagtatTATCAGTGATGTACCAGATAAATTTCTAGGTGGGAATGCAAAACTTGCTGGACGTGTTAACGAAACTAAAAAGATATAATAAATTTTGACATAATTTTAACATAGTGAATTTAAGAAATATACTCATTAAATTGGCATTTAGTATCACTTACGGCTTTTGCACCAGCTTGGAGCGAGATTTGGAACGCTGACGACGATGACGAGTGCGTGAATGTGATCTACGGCGTCTTGTGTCGACCGGACATCTCTCAGGAGAGTGGTGATGATGACGACGGCGACGGTGTTGTTCAGGGGAACGCGACGAACTCGTTTCATCTCGATGAGCAGTTCGACTAGTTGCTCCATCCTAAAATTCCAGTCATCAAAAGACATTAAGCTTGTTTGTAGATGAAACTATTAATCATTAAAAGTTGCATCATAACGTGAAGTGCCGGCAAACGTTATCAGACTTAATAATAGTGTGTTGGAACAATTGCAAGCAGCTATAAGTCGACATAACATAAAGTGGTATGACGTGAAAGGTTGCAATATCACctgaatatgaaaataatgGTACCTACAAATCTAGTTGACATTAAAAAACAAATGGAAAAgctataatttaaaaataaaatacttacGAGTTTCTCACGACTTTCTGTAGTAGTTGCAGGTGGTTGAGGGGCTGGTGATGCTGTTCGTGAAGTAGAACGGTTGCGATTGGTAAAAGCTGGCAAAATAAATACGATGATTCTGATGAGTATACTTTAATCTTTATAGCATCAACTAAGCATGGTAGGAAAATAATTGAAAGTCACATGTGTTTTTAGGATGAAATGAGCATTACCCGTGGCTAGACAGCTAAATCCGACTTAAAGCCTCCACGTGGTGGTCAGGTAGTGAGAGAAACTTTACTAGTTAGTTTGGGCGATCGATGAGATCGGACCAATCCACTACTCTTTTGTAAGCCGAATAAACTGGATTTCACTTTTTGGGACTAAATTCTCGCATGCTGCTCGATGTGTATGCTTATGTACATAAACTGCATGAGTTTCAACTTGTTTGGTTTATGTATATATGCGGGAAAACGTAAGCTGAAAAAATGTCTGCCATATGTTTAATAAAATCACTGGCATAATCCTTCGAATTGAAAACATGATAGAAAATATGGCAGCAAATACTGAGAGATGACCATCAACCTTTACTGAAGGAGGGCATATATCTATTTGTGTTATGAAGTGCGAGGGCCAAAACCTTTGTACTAGTGATATGCATGTAATGCGTGACAGCCAGCTGTATATATATGACTGTACAGCTTGAAAATAAATTCGTCGAAAAGGGATCTTTTCGCTAAAGTTCGTGTTTTAATGTTTGAATGGGGATTGTCATTTGAAGATGGAGATGTTTGATTTATAAGACTGGTGAGTCTTTTTGTCATCTAGATGTCGTGTTGGCAATTTTAGGTCGAAAATACTAAGAATATAATTAGTTGTTTCTGAAATTAATGTTGCAATGTAACAAGATATACTACCGGTCAGTGTGTGGTGTCAAGTTTTAAATGAACTTAGATTTCTAGCTGTTTCACTAATTTAAATTAAGACCATTAACTCCAAAGCACGACAAATAGGTTTATAAACCATCAATAAAGTTTGGTAGACCAGCTCATTTGACGAAGTCGGATAGATTCTCTGATATAAACCAATCGGCTCTGAGATAAATCCGTAAACTGATGGCCAGATAAAATCGTATAAAGTATTGAGATAGATATCGTAATATCTGGATTATTGAAAAAACGTAAAGAAAGGCCTAACTATTGGAAAGAAGAATTTAACTGTTATGATTACATTACGCAGTTGTTAAGATCCAAATGATTACCATATGGAGAGAAATCATGACAATTTTGATCATTTTCATTAACATTTTTCACACCTATGCTTCCTTACCAAAGCTccgaataaatatatattcgtATACAAAATCAACACCTTAACTAACGATATgaagtgaagtaattgagtgcACCAACCAATTCATTGGTCAAAGATGTTGCTTGATGTGACTCAATCAGTTACAATGTAGATGCATTTATCCTTTATTTTACCCTACGAATTAAGTTCCAGTATTTCCCTATGTATTGTCCCTTTGAGCATTATCAACGCTTAGTCATTCTCATTGTCTGCCACTACAATACCTTGGTTCCTTCGCTATTTATCTTGTAAATTTAATTACACCGTACCAACGTAACATGCCAACTTGGGCCAACGCACATTCGAGTCGAGCTCTAAATTAATCCCAACTGATGACTGACGAATTGCTGACAATAGAACCACTCAAGTCTTTTCTGAAACTTGAAAGGATAGAACCAAGTAGTGAACCTTAAAGTTTACATGTTCATGTATCTGTTTCTAGAAACACTTTTGTAGGTTAGATTTAGCTCCTCAAGCAGCGTAGATGCCCCAAGGTCATAGAAATTGTAACCTGTTGTTTGCAAACTGGAAGCTTTAAATATGAGATGATGTGATTGGCAGTCGATAATGTAAATCTTTAGATTATAACATTTTTCTGTCTCATCACATATGGATACTAAAACTTTCAGATGGACAACTACCATAAAAGTGCATACTTTCCGGCTCTTCAGATTCTGCTACTCCATTGCTTTTGACAGACGAAACGCGCTTCTGATTATCTATTTGTTCGGAACTCATGTTAGACGTTCGATTAGTTCCTTTCTGAATTAGCTCATTTTCCCTCTTTCTCATTTCGAGAACAAATTTTTCGTCCTCCTGAAAAAAAAGACGAAATAGCATTTATCAATTACTCAACTGTAAGATGACCAATGAAACGATAAGATCAAATATTGACATCTATTTTTTCTGACGTTAACATAAACCAGATAACTCATAGTGTAATTTGTGAGCTTTTAGGTTCAAAACCGATTGCATCGGTTTTGTAATTAATAGATAGTAGATATGTTCATAAGCAAATATGATAAGGCAGATAGCGGCTTTTGGTAATTCTCCAAAATGCCAAAGTTTTATTTACATCAAAGCTGGTGCTGTCAAAAAAGACATGCACGATCCACTAGTTAGGAATCATAACAGGAAATATCGATTGCTGTTTTTGATTTGAGAAGTGGAATGTTCCCAAAAAAACGATTATCTTACGGTAACTAAGATGACATGTTTTTAAGATATCAGTTTTATTCTTGAAGCCTGAGCAACTCATTTACCGGGCACAAATTTGTGTACATGGCTATGGGCCGCAGAGTTGAAGCGGGGTTAAGATCTGCTACTTAGTTGCCAAAAGTCGAACACCTTCACTGAGACATACCTTGAATTTGATGGAATCCAGAATAGTAAACTCCCAAATAAATCATTGTGATAGGAGTGATGGTAGGACAATACGAGGATAGTGTCAACTGTGCACTGTAATTGGTTAGGAAATTAATTTTACTAAATGAACAGATAGAATTCAAACGGTTATTATCGACACACACAACCTAGATTAATATGCAATTAGAGCCTTAAtacagtcttcagtaataaggatagtaggttggtgagcctgtgttaatcctgatgGGCGCCGTTTTCACCGAGTTAGATAGTTCCACACTTTCGACCAATAATAGTAATACCTAAGTAAAATGACCGAATTTATATTTAGAGTAAATTTTGATGGTCAATGAAATAGTAGTTTAGCACATAATCAAGTACAGACTTTGTCAAGTTTTTAACCGAAAGATTACCTGACGCTTTGCGATCTCTTCTTTCTTGGCCTCCAGAAAAGCTGCAGGAACGCCATCCGGTGTCTGCATGGCAGATAACAATAAATCCCATAGTTCTGACAAAAACACCCTCGCATTTTTGCTGTTTAAAAATCCCGTTATATTAATCTGGATTTCCTTTGGGTCTGGATGCTAGAAGGAACAGAAAATAACACATAAGTTGGGGAAGCGAATACCCAATTAACTGACAATGagaattaattattaaattaatagaTTTTCAGACAAGCTCAAATGTGTACCGGCAGCGCACTCAGTGCGTCGCAGGAGACCTGAGTTCCACCATTGTTTGTCGATGTGCATCCCAAAAGACCTGAAAATTTAATCGAAACCAACTTTAAAATTGGAAAAAATGGTCATTATTATAAGTTAATTTAAAAATGGAATAATACAGTATTAACTGGTTTATATATCGTAAGTCAATAAACCCCAACTACGTTAAAATCTATTCATAGCACTATTTTTCAGCTGACATGCTAAAATACTTGTGGTGGGTGACTAAAATATGTAAAAACCTAATTTCAGATGTTAGGAAAAGTGAAGTTACTACAAAATGCTAAGCGCCAGTAACAAGAATAGCTGCTTTCAAATCAGATTTTCTGCGGAGGTATAAGCATCTAAACGACTGGACAGCCACGAATTTAATTTTGGGTGTAGAATAAAAACAGCAATTGGAAACGATGGACATAAAATTccatggcgaaggcgagatatccgtttatcaattaagggacaagtatactgcgcggcagtccgttctgttctactttacggttGCGAAACATGGACACTAAGAgttgaagatactcgtaagctactagtatttgaccagaGATGCCTTAAAAATATTACTGGCATCTGCTAGGATCACCGGGtcagtaatagtgaggttagaagcagggtattaggaaatgatggtaaatcagttgatgaagttgtgaatcttcatcgaatgagatggttgggccatgtgttatgcatgcctgaacaccgattactacgACGCGCATTTCTGACtagtgttagagatggttgaaTGAAAGTTGGGGGGggggccaaaccaaaacatggcaccattgcttaaagtcactaacttctgatctgagccatattggtagatgcagattacttggtcgGGGTTCGCGTGactcgtaaccaatggttagagactcttggtgacatggctcagaatcgatcaaaatggtgagattaaaatcgcctcATAActtcctacgaactaattctttcttcctgtactgtatccttatatgcaatctttcttttatatattaccaccactgacttaactactcctatgaatccggtgttcatcctgctgtgcggtatggcaacttggaccgatgcatatatatatatgcctggtcctacgttgtagctgactgactgatggcATACATCGGTATAAATGTAATACTCAGCATCGTAAACCCCTTACAAGCTGTATCCACATAGGAAATCAAAATACCGAAAACTGATTGGGAAATAACACGATAACGTACAAACAATGTACAAAGAATGCAAAGTTCTTGATCCTTTTTACTTAATGCAAATTTCCCTTAGTTTCGACGTACAGCAAATCACCAATATGTCAGCTTCCACACATGCGTACTTTTACTACTTAGAAAGATGTCAGTATTGAAAGCTTACCGATCTGCTAATGCCTTAAGAACAGAATGAGGCATGACAAATAACAGCTCAGTTCAATGTTTCCAGTTTAAATAACTGATTATCTGCCCTCGTTCAGAATGCACATACAAGAAGCACTAATCGTATCAGTGCGCTGATTCGGTATGGTAAACTAGGTCGATGCACATCTGTTCCGTTCTTACGTTTATGAAGGAACCATACACACCATGACTATTAGTGCATGTTTGACCTTCAACAGGTAACAAAGCTAACTAATTTCATAAAAAGACGTATCCCAGAATTACGACGTGTCTAGTAAACAGTAAAATACCTGACCGCTTTTTTGCAACTTGTTTGTAGGTGGCTTTTACACACGAAATTCGAAATGAGTAACACTATGGTGAAAGCAAACTCCCGGTAAGTAGGTGTTTAATGAGTAAAGTAGCCTACACATTCGGCTTTTGGACAAAAAAACCTGGACTGAAAGTAGTTGTCTAAGAGAAACTCAGGCCTTTCACTAAAGAACTGCGCAGGTGATAGGTTGATCAAGACGAACACTACATTGATTATTTAAGTAACTATTTCTAATGACCCAGAGTCATCTGACAAAATTATTCAGCGAACGGAGGCAAGCCATGATAATAGTTAGACCCTGATCTAGTCTTAACCACAACTAAAGTTGCTTCTATGATGAATTCAGTGTTAACAACGAAAAAAGTAAGCAAACTTACGCGCTCCTCCAGTTGGTTGAAAATGTAGTCACAGACGACCTCATCCTCAAAGTTTAAAAGCTCTGTTATACGTTTAACAATCCATGGTCTTATAGACTCCAAATTAATTTTGGACATGTCAACCTGGAAATAAATGACAAATAGAGCTCATGCCTTTTGAGCCAAGTTTTCTCCGAATTTCATAGTTTTCATCaactttttctttttatcaGCGAACCTGGCATCTTGCTCAGCACTTGTACCCTAAACACCGATAGAAACAATTAGGAAGCTAATAAGGAAAACCTTGAAGAAGCCAGCGTCTGTCATAATCCCGGTGTGATTAGAAAAATAGTGTTACGTCCCGTCCGGCGGATTAAACAAAACCCGTTCAATCGCCAATGTTATACGAAAAGATTGAATTATTTTCACTATATTTTCTTATCACAGTGATGGTTCGACCGGGATTATAAATGTCTTCGAAAATACTTAGCTCCAAAAAACTCTTCACGATGGTTTATTCATAGAGCAGTTAGATACACGAAACAGAATATTTTCAGCCGTCTGGGTTTTCAGAGAACTCCAAATTTTAGAAAATAAGAGAACACAGCGTTTGTTATTATGTACGCTCTATTTAGAAAGAATGATATTTTTCCTCGTTGGGTTAAATTTACTGTCTTGATtgtaaattacgcatcaaaactactgtttacactttaagtGAATTTCTTTCAGTTAAGTTGATTTCTTACTTGTGTGTATTAACTtttcttttgtgtatttatttcaTCAAAGCATGCTTAGGCGAATTTGAATTGATTCATTTTGGTTTAGGTTTGAGATTTATTCAAATCCATTTCTGTGTTTCCATTTTCGCTTGATTTTTAAGATGATCGGCTCTGCTCACAAACGTGGAGAGCTATATTGCTTATTCCTTCCGAAGAAAGGAATACAATGTGATGAGAGTAATGAGTGGTTCCATATGATGTGTACCCTCTCAAACTTCACTGCCCATAAAAGGTGCTTAAATCCTGACTCCCATTGGCCTTGTACGTTTTGTCGTTCGGGCAAGACATTACTCATCCAATGAACAATTAGCCTTCTAGCGTTGGCTAAAAAAAGGTTGGTGAGGGTTGTACTGGTAACGTGTTTACTGATAGTGAAGAATAAGTCAGTGTCATAAGTTCTGTTACGGCATGTGCCAGGCACCCGGCTGTGCAACATGCAATAGGGACTTTTATCTCGAAACAATTAATGTGTGAAACACCACTGGATACTGGTGGTCAAGTGCCTACAGAAGTGACTGATGACTCGGACAAAACTGTTGTCTTCCCGACTGGTCCTGATTTGGATGGTGCGACTGGTGGAAAATGGATGGTGTGGAAACAAAGAAAGGAGTAAAAGATAGCCAAATAGCGCCCATTTAGTCTCAAAGTTGTTGACGGACTCACATTCTGCATTGCAGATTACTCTGCCCAAGTTCAAAAGTAAGAAAATATTTAACCTTATCGTAGATGGAAAATGTTTGTCCTCATCAAACATCGTTGCGAGTCATCCGCTCGACTCCCACTGCTCTGTCACAAGAAAAACCAATGGTAAGCTACTAGCAGTTAACAGGCAGGATATGACATCACTATTTAAGGCTGCGAACACGACTTTCAAAAGGGTTAAGTCCGTTCCTACCCTGATTATTTGAAATCTATAGGGGTTGGAGGACAATAACCCTGCTTAAATGCATGCACGCGATCTGAAGTTAGTGAAACCTGCCATCAGAAGTATAGTgcctgaagaggtttcaggagTACATATCACGAAAGTAATAGGACTCGGTTGATCTGTCGCAGATGAGACCCTACCAACCGGGAATTTTGAAGGAAGAGACGTAATATTGAACAAGGCATGCTAAACTCGTAATCCAAATATTCGTATCCGAtcagattggccgcttgaggatcgaatcaagtaGAAGAATGCCCTTACGGGGTCAACAACTGGAAGGCCAAATGGCAAAATGAACCTTACAGTTAGGGGTTGTCATGTTGTCAGGTGTTGTTAGTCAATGTTTTCGAGCtctgtatgggtagaacgaatGATTCTTAAAACACCTTAAATATATGCTATGTGAACGCCCTTAGTCTTCAAATAAAACGTTCGAGCTAAGTTTGATGGTGGATGAATAAGGTTCCGACACAATTGTTGTCACGTGCGTGCAAGAGAATAATGCATGAATATTCCTGCATCCACAACCGTTGACCTTCTCTCTGTGTCAAATGtttaatatctattttcccagttatctCATGGTCATTTTTGAGGATTATGTTGT is from Schistosoma haematobium chromosome 6, whole genome shotgun sequence and encodes:
- the SERINC3_1 gene encoding Serine incorporator 3 (EggNog:ENOG410V7CS~COG:A) translates to MAGRRRSPPEMPESSYYGNEKRSKGHKHSKKHDKQRHGNSHSHKSHKRSPSHNADYYRPRKHTHNSGSRHHNIVEVNERDQRSGCLEQSRKDGFAENYRKYEGPDLPSHYDYRSSSRYRHDAESHGRNASPEPSRARDRESDWHLRDHDHRHSHHSSHIKRRETSSGHENLSFERRQYHRLPSPEGPSLPPNISKRPSDSRIIEGQLVLFVNVMVNIIHFAHSFSILSKFCLSCI
- the SERINC3_1 gene encoding Serine incorporator 3, variant 2 (EggNog:ENOG410V7CS~COG:A); its protein translation is MPESSYYGNEKRSKGHKHSKKHDKQRHGNSHSHKSHKRSPSHNADYYRPRKHTHNSGSRHHNIVEVNERDQRSGCLEQSRKDGFAENYRKYEGPDLPSHYDYRSSSRYRHDAESHGRNASPEPSRARDRESDWHLRDHDHRHSHHSSHIKRRETSSGHENLSFERRQYHRLPSPEGPSLPPNISKRPSDSRIIEGQLVLFVNVMESPVSVQNVRHLLRQAAHQPAAAALVVVVVVVVEAPVAMKAKAKEMEKNLKGHKLKSQRKNSPMKVLLSLQSWRYLNLKVLLFLRMLNSP
- the SERINC3_1 gene encoding Serine incorporator 3, variant 3 (EggNog:ENOG410J68K~COG:S), which produces MQTPDGVPAAFLEAKKEEIAKRQEDEKFVLEMRKRENELIQKGTNRTSNMSSEQIDNQKRVSSVKSNGVAESEEPETFTNRNRSTSRTASPAPQPPATTTESREKLDGATSRTAHRDETSSSRSPEQHRRRRHHHHSPERCPVDTRRRRSHSRTRHRRQRSKSRSKLVQKPKSPVTDWRKDLMAGRRRSPPEMPESSYYGNEKRSKGHKHSKKHDKQRHGNSHSHKSHKRSPSHNADYYRPRKHTHNSGSRHHNIVEVNERDQRSGCLEQSRKDGFAENYRKYEGPDLPSHYDYRSSSRYRHDAESHGRNASPEPSRARDRESDWHLRDHDHRHSHHSSHIKRRETSSGHENLSFERRQYHRLPSPEGPSLPPNISKRPSDSRIIEGVPSKRTKREASASSSSSSTSSSSSSSSGSSSSGSSSSNESESEGNGEESKRPQIKIPKKELTHEGPALPPELEVSQPEGPALPPDVELAVEWSENPAHSGSTSPSSTTSGSSTGGEHSEESGSSSSDSDSGSSSSSGTGSSSSSESDNEANTKPHKSERNGKHPKSLGNHMSPEGPALPPTSSSNSHKRIDPHESVEEVLRRRALESLLRSSQKLRGSP
- the SERINC3_1 gene encoding Serine incorporator 3, variant 4 (EggNog:ENOG410J68K~COG:S) — encoded protein: MSKINLESIRPWIVKRITELLNFEDEVVCDYIFNQLEERHPDPKEIQINITGFLNSKNARVFLSELWDLLLSAMQTPDGVPAAFLEAKKEEIAKRQEDEKFVLEMRKRENELIQKGTNRTSNMSSEQIDNQKRVSSVKSNGVAESEEPETFTNRNRSTSRTASPAPQPPATTTESREKLDGATSRTAHRDETSSSRSPEQHRRRRHHHHSPERCPVDTRRRRSHSRTRHRRQRSKSRSKLVQKPKSPVTDWRKDLMAGRRRSPPEMPESSYYGNEKRSKGHKHSKKHDKQRHGNSHSHKSHKRSPSHNADYYRPRKHTHNSGSRHHNIVEVNERDQRSGCLEQSRKDGFAENYRKYEGPDLPSHYDYRSSSRYRHDAESHGRNASPEPSRARDRESDWHLRDHDHRHSHHSSHIKRRETSSGHENLSFERRQYHRLPSPEGPSLPPNISKRPSDSRIIEGVPSKRTKREASASSSSSSTSSSSSSSSGSSSSGSSSSNESESEGNGEESKRPQIKIPKKELTHEGPALPPELEVSQPEGPALPPDVELAVEWSENPAHSGSTSPSSTTSGSSTGGEHSEESGSSSSDSDSGSSSSSGTGSSSSSESDNEANTKPHKSERNGKHPKSLGNHMSPEGPALPPTSSSNSHKRIDPHESVEEVLRRRALESLLRSSQKLRGSP